One genomic segment of Burkholderiales bacterium includes these proteins:
- a CDS encoding TVP38/TMEM64 family protein — MKTKKNAWLLAGLGLLVAGLIASWFLLPIKEWSEAFQQWIEGLGVWGVVAFGAVYVLATVLAIPASPLTLVAGLAFGIWGFPLVVVVATIGSALAFLVARYLAREKVAAMVAKRPKFKAVDEAVTDEGWKIVLLMRLSPLVPFNLQNYLFGVTDVDFKRYLAATFVGIMPGSLLYVYVGSLGQQSGGGTTGKWIFFALGLIATAITVVLITRKAKARLAEAGVGAGKGKAKPPSRKKS; from the coding sequence ATGAAAACCAAGAAGAATGCATGGCTCCTGGCCGGACTGGGTCTGCTGGTAGCGGGGCTGATCGCGTCCTGGTTCCTGCTGCCGATCAAGGAATGGAGCGAGGCGTTCCAGCAATGGATCGAGGGCCTCGGGGTCTGGGGCGTGGTGGCGTTCGGCGCGGTCTATGTGCTGGCCACCGTATTGGCGATTCCCGCCTCGCCGCTGACCCTGGTCGCGGGGCTCGCGTTCGGAATCTGGGGATTCCCGCTGGTGGTGGTCGTCGCGACGATCGGTTCGGCGCTGGCCTTTCTGGTGGCCCGCTACCTCGCCCGGGAAAAAGTCGCGGCCATGGTGGCGAAACGTCCCAAGTTCAAGGCGGTGGACGAGGCCGTCACCGACGAAGGCTGGAAGATCGTCCTGCTGATGCGCCTGAGCCCGCTGGTGCCGTTCAATCTCCAGAACTACCTGTTTGGCGTCACCGACGTCGACTTCAAGCGTTACCTCGCTGCGACCTTCGTCGGCATCATGCCGGGCTCCCTGCTCTACGTTTACGTGGGCTCGCTGGGGCAGCAAAGCGGCGGCGGCACGACCGGCAAGTGGATTTTCTTCGCCCTCGGCCTGATCGCGACGGCGATCACCGTCGTGCTGATCACGCGCAAGGCCAAGGCGCGCCTGGCCGAGGCCGGCGTCGGCGCAGGCAAAGGCAAAGCCAAACCGCCGTCTCGCAAGAAGTCGTGA
- a CDS encoding beta-xylosidase produces MPEFSCRLSEMTTPLAHFWEHTVGSGHAPLALRADWQAQLRRCHDELGFRYVRFHGLLSDDMGTLIDHGGEPLYSFFNADQIFDFLLSIGMKPFVELSFMPEALASGRKTVFHYKANVTPPKDYRQWAKLMEKLARHWVERYGLEEVKEWFFEVWNEPNLPNFWKGSEADYFKLYQHTVEAIKAVDSSLKVGGPATAKNEWIEAFLEFCEQKRLPVDFVSTHHYPTDALGNEGDDTETQLAGSRRGLMREQAQDTFRRARGKPVYYTEWNASSNPRDERHDEPYAAAFVAKTILEVNGLVEGYSFWTFTDIFEENYFPSVPFHGGFGLMNLHGIPKPTYRAYELLHRLGTEQLLVDGIHETVNAWAVRQENSVTLLLTNHALPRHSIKTEQARVRIGGAREPRQVHIERIDEAHANPCVQWREMGAPDYLSALQVEQLQTASRMAREPHAWKYEDRVVQIEIKMPPHAVAAITVEFA; encoded by the coding sequence ATGCCAGAATTCTCATGCAGGCTTTCCGAGATGACGACGCCGCTCGCGCATTTCTGGGAGCACACCGTCGGCAGCGGCCACGCGCCGCTCGCGTTGCGCGCCGACTGGCAGGCGCAACTGCGGCGCTGCCACGACGAGCTGGGCTTTCGTTACGTGCGCTTCCACGGCCTGCTTTCGGACGACATGGGCACGCTCATCGATCACGGCGGAGAGCCTCTTTATTCGTTCTTCAACGCCGATCAGATTTTTGACTTTCTGCTCTCCATCGGCATGAAGCCTTTCGTCGAATTGAGCTTCATGCCCGAAGCGTTGGCGTCGGGGCGCAAGACTGTCTTTCACTACAAGGCGAACGTTACGCCGCCGAAGGATTACAGGCAGTGGGCAAAGCTGATGGAAAAGCTCGCGCGGCATTGGGTTGAGCGTTATGGCCTGGAGGAAGTGAAAGAATGGTTCTTCGAAGTGTGGAACGAGCCGAACCTGCCGAACTTTTGGAAGGGGAGTGAAGCCGATTATTTCAAGCTCTACCAACACACCGTCGAGGCGATCAAAGCTGTGGACTCGTCGCTCAAAGTCGGCGGGCCGGCGACGGCGAAGAACGAATGGATCGAAGCGTTTCTGGAATTCTGCGAGCAGAAGAGGCTGCCGGTCGATTTCGTCAGCACGCACCACTACCCGACCGACGCGCTCGGCAATGAAGGCGACGATACCGAGACACAACTGGCGGGGAGCCGGCGCGGCCTCATGCGCGAGCAGGCGCAGGACACTTTCCGGCGGGCCCGCGGCAAGCCGGTTTACTACACGGAATGGAACGCGTCTTCGAACCCGCGCGATGAGCGGCACGACGAGCCTTATGCCGCCGCGTTCGTCGCCAAGACAATCCTGGAAGTTAACGGGTTGGTCGAAGGCTACAGCTTCTGGACGTTCACCGACATCTTCGAGGAAAACTATTTTCCGTCCGTGCCGTTTCACGGCGGCTTCGGCCTCATGAACCTGCACGGCATTCCGAAGCCCACGTACCGCGCGTATGAATTGCTGCACCGGCTCGGCACGGAACAGTTGCTGGTTGACGGCATTCACGAGACGGTGAACGCGTGGGCTGTCCGGCAGGAAAATTCCGTCACCCTCTTGCTGACCAATCACGCGCTGCCGCGCCATTCAATCAAGACCGAGCAAGCACGCGTGCGGATCGGCGGAGCGAGAGAGCCACGCCAAGTTCACATCGAGCGCATCGACGAAGCGCACGCCAACCCGTGCGTGCAGTGGCGCGAGATGGGCGCGCCGGATTATTTGAGCGCGCTGCAAGTCGAGCAATTGCAAACGGCTTCGCGCATGGCGCGCGAGCCGCACGCTTGGAAGTATGAAGATCGAGTGGTGCAAATCGAGATCAAGATGCCGCCGCACGCGGTTGCGGCGATCACGGTGGAGTTCGCCTAA